TTACTAGTCTACGACACAATGGCACAGTCGGACAAATTAAAAGCTTCCCCTGTCTACAGTTTACCCATTAACAAGAATGGACAAATTAATTGCATTGAAAGATGCAGTATAGCTTTTCCTCTTCCAGTTATTAACAAGTGGTTAACAGGAAacacagggttttaaaaaaagatttggcATGCTTTATGCTTGTACCATTTAAATTTGATGCCGCTTTGtagtaaaaattaaataaatataaatatgttaaataaaTATACTGTAAAAGAATAATACATGCATCACATCAGAACTCAGCATTTCTTAATGCAGTTCACACACTTAATGCTTGTCACAGCTTTGGAGCCACTGAAAAGGAATACTGCATCCTTTCAATGTAAAGAAAATGTATCTAAGCTTCATCTTGGACATCACTATCAATCCAGATGTGCAGGAACTCAAATTCCATTGCTTGTTATTACTTTAGTTCACCAATTAAAAATGTGACCCATAATTTCACTTTTCTTTAGAGTAATTCTTATGTAGATCCCTGTCCCCCTTTCATGGTCACACTGCCTCTGTCTCAGTAACTGGAAACCTTTGTATGAAGAAAGGAATGAGCAATTCCAGCTGGCCTCTTTCCTGCAAAGAAGCTAGAAACGGACATCAGAATATGTTTCTCCAAATTATGGTACAGCTCAGTTTTTAATACTGTGATCTAAGCCAAATACTGCCACTGCCTTTCGACGAACATTTGGCTGATGTCTCCCAAACACTATGGCACACGATCTTGCATTTGTGAAGTAAATAAAACTGACTTTTCCCAATCATTGTAGCTACATGAGAACTGGGGACTCCTTCAGTCAATTGCACTGAGTAGTTGGAAATTACATTCTCTGTACTGGTGTTGGATATTTTCAGATTATTCTCTTGATGACCACTGTCTTGTCAGACACTGTTTTGAATGCAAAATATGATAGTAGTGCAATAGCAGGTTTGAATGATTTGCTCCATCTAAAAGGGTCCTTTTCCAAATGCTAACGCCTAGTAATGATATGGTTTCAGTCACTGTATTTGATTTTGTGCAGTATACTATATGAATCATAAAATCAAGTACAGCATAGGTATTTTCAACAGCAGAATGATGTTCACACACAGCTATCTGACATCTATTTTCATGGTCTTCCTTAAAAGCTGTCTTAGGACAACTCCATCCTGTTGGTTTAATGCTTTTCTCAAGTTTAACATTCATTCCATGTGTTCCAACTCCCTCTTCTGCTCCAGCGCACATCCAATGTAAGGCACTTTTTGGAAGCTTGGTTTCTTCAAAGAGACATTTTACTCTTTGGTGATCCCATTAGTCCCTGCTACACATAGGCCCATTTCACAGCTCTAGGCTTGGAATGTTCCGAGAAGGGAGCTCCATCCCTACTCTCTCAAATGACATCTCCTGGgagtctctgctctgctgagTCCTGACTATAATAATGCTGAAAGAGTCTTTCTCGACTGCAGATTTGCATAGCGTGGTAGGTGTGAAGAAGGAGGTATGGAAAACGAGATGTGAAATAACATACAAAATGGTCTGGCACAGAGCCCAGCGTCTCCTGCACTTCCAGGGGCAGTTCTCTGTAATGatgtttctggaaaaaaaaatagagaagagCATTTGCTACAGGGTGTTCACTTTTGCTCTCTATGCAACATACTAAAGAGATCCCCATGAACAGGAAATAGGTTAGGAGCCAAAGAAGCCTTACTCAATGACAAGGATCATTTTCTATTGGTGGATTTTTGATGATAGAGTGGAACAAGCCAATAAAATGTAAACCACAACATCCTGGTGGAAGAAGAAAGCAGCGCTCAAGTTATTTCAAATGCTGCTTATGCATGGAGAATGAGACTGGGAGGTATACATGGGACAGATACCAGGGTCAGTTGTTCTACTCCTTTACCTTATTTCTCATCGCCCGTAGAAGATCCCGTACTGAGCCTCCTTTATAGGATCTGAATTTCCGaagatctgcaaaagcaaacaggctgtgtttgattttgttttttatttaaatgtactGATGTGTACAAAGTCCTCCAGGGAGCTGCTCAGTTGTTATCTCCCATATTAGCAGCCAAAACACATGACAGATAAATAAGGAGTATTACAAACTTTTCCAAACACTAGCATGCAGGAGGAATATTAACAATACAAAATCTTAAGTAGTTTGATGCATGTGTGGCCCATAGGATTTTTTAACTGGATTATTTCTGCTCTTAAAATGGAAATACCACTAATGCCTGGTAagtaaaaaatggaaaaaagggcCTGAAATTGCTCtacttttgttttttgtgtttttgtgctTAGGACACTCAATTTTAAAACAGGAAAtgtaggtgtgtgtgcatgtacttTTTAACTTAAAGCACTTCAgtggaggttgaacctctctcatccaacacccttggaacctgactggtactggacgagagaatttgctggacatgggaggtcaatattgtccagcacattaccaacactttcatttcttactgggatcttagaagacatctaggggtaaattagagctaaaataacagcacataacaactgagagccaggactggtagctgtaaaaacgctttatgggaccacaggaaacttggccacacccatgataaatggtcatctggctaactaaaatcatgctggattaagtctgttgctggacgagagaggttcaacctgtacttcagtcACAGTCTCATGTAACAAATTTGAGAGACAATGGAATTGTCACCTTCTGTTACATGTCAGTGAGGTACAAGTGTCTGTAATTCCCTTCGTATTGTGGCATATCATCTCTGTTACCTGTCTGAAGGGGAACAGTGATGTGCTCTCTCCAGTCCTTTTTTAccacctctctccctcctctctctAACTGCTTGACTATTGGACCATCTAGAGATTCCTTTTCTATTCGGTCACTCACATCCTGTAAGAAACAAGTCAAGTTATTTCAAATGCTGTACTTTCACCTCCGATTCCTACGTCTCCCCACTCCCAATTACAAATTGCTACCCTCTGCCAGATTAAAGGGTGTCCTGAAAAACAGCCACTTGCTGATGTGAGACAGTACCATGTGATTGGGTTGCACGCACGATTTGTAGTCTTGAACTatctgccagagttctttcaccacAGAAAACCCAACACACTCACTGGACTGGAGCCCTCCCCAAGTTTGAGCATTTTCTTACATGCACTAAGGTGTGATCTACACTAGAAAAGCCCTTTGACCTAATACAGGCAACTCCAGCTATAAGAATTTTCAGTGTGGCTCCACTGTGGGAGGACAATGGGAGAACTTCTATGGTCGACCATCCTTATTCCTCATGACACCAAGGCATATGTCGGTTGACAGAGGCTCCCTTGTGGTTCAATTTCGGACATTCCTACTAGGCACACTAAACTGAACCCCGGAAAATAGACTATGGCAGTGTTGATCTTccccttagtgtagacaagctctaagaAAACTTTGTTGTTCCTTCCGCTACATGTTCATCCACTGCTGATTCAACatgcaagtgtctcaaacacttTAAGTTTTAACATACAATTTTAAAACAGTATGGCAAATGCTTAATCCTGGACAGAATAGAAGACTGACAAGACAGACCTGAAAAAACTGGAGCTGTTTTTCTAAATCCCAGAAAAATGGGTGCTTCAGCACACAGCTGGCAGAGGGACGTTTCTGAGGATCCATATTTATCATCTGTTCTATTAAGTCACGAGCGACTATGTCTTCTACAAGAAGAAGAGAGATTATTCTGAGAGTGTCTGAAACAACTGAAATTGCTTTCTATCTTTAAGAAGCCATCATGACACCTTCAAGTCTGCCAGCGAGCTAGAATTCCCAGTTGGATGTCTGACCTCCAAAGAACAGGCCAAATCCTGCCCTGATTTATATGCTGTGCAACCCACCAGAGAGTCACTGACATTGAATCACTACAGCTAAGAGCACAGGTCAGTTCAGTCTTTTTAACATCCTGGACATACATGATACTCCTCTTCCAACGATCACAGTAAAGTCTGGAGGGATCAACACTTAGCAATCACCTGAAATTTTGTATGCTTTTGGGTAGTAAAGTGAATAGTTTTAAGGGCTTCTAACTTTAAAAGGAGCTTCCCCTACAACTCCAAGTGCTTGTGTTTCACATTTGCAACTTTGGGGTCATGGTAATTCACAGGCCTCCGACCATTTCCACTGGTGTCTTGAGAGCTCTGGAGCACCACAGAATAAACCGTAGTGCTTTATATTTAGCAGAGAAGGAAACATCCATCTGCTTACCATGCTTCTCTGGATTTAAGGAGTCCAGACTGTAAGCGCCCAGTAGAATGTTGGCTTGCCGCTGCAGGGATTTGCCAAAGGGATGGCTGCCTTCAGACACCACGTAGTAGAAGACACAGCCAGCTGAAAAGATGTCCACTGTGTATGTCTACAATGCATGTATGGCTTATTAGCAACATTACAACACAGCTTATTCAGTACTTTGAGTCAATGTCACAACTCATATGTGCATCTCAAGGAACAAGAGAAGTTTCTGTCGTCACTCTTCACAGTATTCAAAAGTAattaaaacaaggaaaaattcTGCACGAAAGCCCACCTGTGAGAACCTCGCCAGTCTCAAATGCAGTACCTCCCCTTTTCTAGCACAATCCTGTTCTACCTATGAAATAACTGATTTTTGGTGGGCCCTTGGGTGACCACTTTGAGTTCACTACAAAATGTCGTATAGGGTAACACAGTGCACTAACAGCCCTCTGATCAGACATTTGGCCCCTCAAAGAGAACGAGTTGTGTTCAGAACCTTTGAAAATTAGCCCACAGACATTTGAGTTCCAAACCAGCTTCACTGAAGAGGCCATGAACTGTGGACACAAAGCTTTGACAGAGCGACACTCGCCAGTCCCACTCCCTGGAAATCCCCTAACCCTTGGAACAAGAGCAAATATGATCAACTTACAGGGTTCTCTTTGCAATCTTCACTCAGTATCTCTGGAGCGATCCACCCTTCGGTGCCTGGCACCCCAGACTGGCGACTGAAACTGTGCCTGCCCACTGCCAGCTTCTTACACAGCCCGAAGTCTGAAATCATGGCTTTGACCTTGCCATGGGCATTGGGCATTGAAATTAGGATATTATGAGGTTTCAGGTCCCTGTGGACTAATACAAACACCAGTTAGCTAATACCAGATAGTACCAAGAATATATTTAATTGTGTTATTTATTTGGAATGAAATCTTTTCACCATGCTGAAGCAGTTTTTGTTAATGGTCATAGATCCATAAGCTTAAAGTCAAGACATCTGTTGCCTATTCATCCTTCCTCTACCTCATTTCTTTCAAATCCTGGGTTCCTTTTAGAGCCACCATACCCCCTGTGGTATTCTGTCTGTTGTGTTTTGCACTTCTACAGCAGCTGAGCAGCTCAAAGCAAATACTGATCTAGCAGGAAAGCATTAGCTTTGTTTTAAAGataaggaaaactgaggcacagagaagtgttACCCAATAAAATGTACAGTCTTCTGAAATTGAAACAAAGGGCCTTCTTACCAATATTGAGAGAGTGCAGATAAGCAAGCCCAGATGTTGTCTGTTGCAGTAGGGTAATGGGCTGTAAACCATGGCGACTGAAGTCCTTCTGCTCCACATACTGTACATTAAACAAGGAAAAAGAGAAAGTAAGCCTAAAACCACAGCACATTGCTTACGCATTGGTCTCTACATAGATCCTAGGCCAGCGGttagcaacctgtggctccggagcctcatgcagttctttaaggacttctttgtggctcccaatgctataattgcaaagcttaaaaaaagaacaaaaaaaacaaccctcctgattatttttgataaatagtgAACACCTAACAGCCCCAAATGGaaaaactcatatctaaacaggaAGTATTATGTGAGCTTGAACATTGGATAATttcccctagcatcctccagagagtaAGAAGGTTTGGGtgtgaaaatcaggaagaaaaacacacatgtaaagtatgaggaaatagagtacgtaaaaagtttgtgaacatccaaTTGTaatcatgtatcacattacacatcattgtgtgcgcgctgttctcAAAATATGGGTtaaaaaattatggtttgacgttatatattaaggaccatctcgtattcacaagCATTgcgactcttgaattattgagttttttcaccaaattggaaaaattgactcttcttgctattttggttgctgaactCTGTCCTAGGCCATCAAAAAGCTCCCTTGACAGAGTTAAATTCTACCCAATCTAGTTATGCTGGAAGCTAGTATAAGAATCTATTCCACAGACAAGGGTGGGCTTTAAAACATCAGACTGTACTAAAATTCCACAAGAACCAGTTCCTGCAAGATGTGCCTGGAAAAATACCCACTCCATCACAATTTCCAGTTACATTTTGAGATCTGTAATGAGtcaattttatatttgtttttgttaatCACAGTGTCATGTGGTACCCGTGATCCCAAGGAACCAAGACAAATGCTTTATAGAAGTCTATTAGATCAACATTATTACCTTTATCAACTTGTAATTTCAACCAAAAAAAGATATCAAATTAGTATAACAGGACTAGCTTCCATGAACCCACGTTGATGCGCATTAATGACATTACAATCCGTTAATTCTATATCGAGTCCAGCATTGGAAGCACCATTATCTTGATCAATGTCAGGCACAGGCCTTAAATTCCTGGGTCATCCCATTTACTATTATTAAAAACTGGCATAGAGTTAGCTTTCTACTCTATTTCTCACTAGCAAATTCTCCCTTATTCCTGTAGTGAGCGCCTGAGATTGCCAGCAGGAAAGGGCCTACCTGTTTCCCTAGGTGTCCTCGTTTTTAAAGGACCATAATTGTTCTATGTTTTACCCTGGCTCAGCAAAACCTTTGAAAGGGAAATTTAACTCTACGTCTGGAACCAGGCACGGAAGCTGTTAGTAATATCCATACCTTGAGAGGAATCTTGAAACAACAGATATGTGAGCAGAAAGGGGCTGTTCAGTCAGATGCGatcaagttatttatttatttagggttTGATTTggaacttctcaggctggctgaagcacccccacccctggacacagtaaattttaaactgaatctcagggaagtaattctctgttttaatctaccttttttagttactctgtaacacctagcaaccaagtatacaTAACAAGTatgtctgctttgttctgttagTAAAATCACCTTTGTAAGACTGATCTGCTTCCTGTGTTCCAGAGGACATTCTGTGTGTATGTGCCTGTGACTGAGAGGTCAGCTATTAAGAAACTgtagtttgttttcaagctctttcaTAAGGgtgggttaagagcttggggttaccccaacGGGAGATATCCTAGGTGCATCTTCTTGGGTTCTAAAAAAGAGTAATTTTTTCACTTGGGTGGCAGCAGTGTGACAGGGTATcttccagggtcagggaatctgaaAGCTTGGAGAgagtgaatattttttttttttggagaagcCTTTAGAGGCAGTGCACTCAAAACTTCTTGCaggccccaccttctgcactccaaGTGCCAGAGTGAGGATCAGCCTTAGTACACACCGCTTATTAGCACTGCCCAAAGGAGGCTGAAAGTAGGTAGACAAAGGTGTTCAGCATCTTATTCACAGCAGGATAAGCCCATAGCCCCTGCCTCACTTCCCCCACAATGTGTTCCTTGGCGCATGCTCCTCCAGACACTCATGCTGCTGTGCTTCTTTAAAAGGTGACTCTCAGGACAGGCTGAGGCCTAAAGAAGCACCACTCCAGAGAGGCTGCTAGTGAGGGCGGCAGATGCCTGCCTCATGGTGGGTGATACAGAGTGACTGAGGAGGAGCCTTTTTCCAAGAACACACACAGAAGGCTCAATGGTCTCTTCTCTTTGATCAGTGACCTGAGAAGGGCTGGGAAGCCAAACAGCAGGAATGTGCAAAATCAATGTTGTCTGGGCAGCAGCaagcggggcggggggaagggtaagaaaatgttttcttgttccGTTTGACCACCAAGTGTTGGCAGGCGCTGTGGCATTAGGTATGGCATTCCTGTCcaccatgaggagtaagggaagttgattgGAGTGAACATCACTTAGTGGAGACGGTGCAGAAGCCAatattaaggtatgtcaactccagctacataattaccACAGCTGGAACGGCGCACTTCCCCTTCATGTACACCTGCCCACTGACACCACACTGCCGCTTCTTCATTCCACTTGCTGATTACAAGACAGAAGAAGATTAGCACGTGTGCATAGCCCGTGTCTATCACTTGCTTCTATGATACCAGCGTACGACACTCAGATTCGCCTAGTACTGTGATAACACAGAAGGGATGAACATGATGAGGCAAGACTCTTCATTACAACTGCAGCAAACAACTATGCTGTAAAGCAGACAGCCAGTGACAGAAGAGGATGTGGATAATATCAGAAATGCTGCCTTGATATGGCAGGCCCCTGAACTAGGAACTCAAAGCGGAGGTGAGAGTCTGCCACTCAAGACTTTCACAGCCTGTGGCTTCTCTCTGCAGTTACACGGCCCCCAAAGCTCTTTGCTTTGGCAATATTTTTGGTTTGCAATTGACCTGTTACCTCCTGCAAGGTGGCAGCACACAGCTCAATGGCAATGTACTGGAACTGCCGGTCCCTCTCGGTGCAGAAATAGCGGATCACATTGGGGTGCTCGTCTGACTCGCGCAGGAGCTGCACCTCACGGTCAGCGAAACTGAAGCATTCAGGGAGAATTCTCTTCACTGCCACGGCTCTGTTATCAAATGTCCCTCTGCAGACATGAAGCAGACAAACTTTTTAGAGTCACTCTGGGCTCCTGAGATAGGTGGGGTTATATGGAACTAAGGGagctggcagacagggcaagGTGTGTGcgcaggagcctggctctgcactgctggaagggatgggacctcaggtggaaggggtgggggcaggaagccagTCCTCAGCGCTGCCAGGATTGTACCACCTTCCCCAGTACTGTCTGGAGTGCACAGTCCAGGCCTCTGCAACAGGCCATTTGGGGCTCTAGAAGCAATTCTAAGAGATCAGAGctttggccaccaccactgctgcagtagcagcagctgtggctgggagctctgggccctacTGAATCACTGGATCCCAGGGCAGTTGCCTCGTTTTCTCTCCCACCCCAACCTTGTGCCCTCAGCATGGAACATAGTTCacagagagagattaaaaaagtACTTCTCCAGTACTGGGGACAGATGGACCAGATGCCCTTGTTCAGTGCTTtcatttaaacaaatatttacaaATGATGACAAAACCCTGGATTTTCGGTAGTGAAGTGACCCTGTAGAgaagtgcccctccccccatgctacATTCATGTTAGATCACAAGGATTGTTTTAAATACTCAAGAAAGTAGGACATTAATTGCTCTCTAAAATCAAATGCAGATATTGTCATGTACCTGTAAACAATTGTTCCCTCAGCTCCATGTCCCAGTACATCTTTCGGGCTGAATGAAATCTTGCCGACCATCACCATATTTCTGTCCTCATCTGAACAAAACCAAGCAGTGGCAGGATTCGTTGAAAGCAGAGTTTACAAATCAGCAGTTTGTGGTTGTTTGTCCATATGGAGTTGGTAAGTAACAACTTCTCTCAACTTTAAATTCACA
The sequence above is a segment of the Carettochelys insculpta isolate YL-2023 chromosome 20, ASM3395843v1, whole genome shotgun sequence genome. Coding sequences within it:
- the ERN1 gene encoding serine/threonine-protein kinase/endoribonuclease IRE1 isoform X3 codes for the protein MGKKQDIWYVIDLVTGEKQQTLTSSFAESLCPSTSLLYLGRTEYTITMYDTKNKELRWNATYFDYAATVPDEDVKYKMSHFVSNGDGLVVTVDSESGDVLWIQNYGSPVVAFYIWQREGLRKVMHTNVGIETLRYLTFMSGEVGRITKWKYPFPKETETKSKLTPTLYVGKYSTSLYASPSMVHEGVAIVPRGRAIPLLEGPRTEGVTIEDNGECVITPSTDLKFSAGLKEKKLNYWRNHWLLIGHHETPLSAPTKILDKFPSSLPKRHENVIPADSDKASFEEVIGIVKSSSKELPPSIPKDIEEKPSQPVPRPEAPVDSMLKDMATVILSTFLFVGWIAFVIICPVSPQQQQLPFRAPSDLSPEADFLDTSCMRTESSATSTPNVSPKASNHSTYSNLSGSDPGRCLSTEQEERDEDRNMVMVGKISFSPKDVLGHGAEGTIVYRGTFDNRAVAVKRILPECFSFADREVQLLRESDEHPNVIRYFCTERDRQFQYIAIELCAATLQEYVEQKDFSRHGLQPITLLQQTTSGLAYLHSLNIVHRDLKPHNILISMPNAHGKVKAMISDFGLCKKLAVGRHSFSRQSGVPGTEGWIAPEILSEDCKENPTYTVDIFSAGCVFYYVVSEGSHPFGKSLQRQANILLGAYSLDSLNPEKHEDIVARDLIEQMINMDPQKRPSASCVLKHPFFWDLEKQLQFFQDVSDRIEKESLDGPIVKQLERGGREVVKKDWREHITVPLQTDLRKFRSYKGGSVRDLLRAMRNKKHHYRELPLEVQETLGSVPDHFVCYFTSRFPYLLLHTYHAMQICSRERLFQHYYSQDSAEQRLPGDVI